The DNA sequence GTAATCGTGCGCGTCTTCCTTCGACCGCATGGAGCGGGTGGTGCCGCTGTCGGGATCGAACAGGCGGGTTTCCTGCACCACGGTGCCGCCGCCCTCGATCACGTCGACCTGGCGGTTCGCCTCGTACTCGATGGCCTGCATGACAAAGCGCACTGAATTGACGTTCTTGGTCTCGGTACGCGTGCCGAATTCATCGCCCGGCTTGCGCACCGAAACGTTGACGTCGGCGCGCATCGAGCCCTGGTCCATGTTGCCGTCGCACGATCCGACATAGCGCAGGATCGTCCGCAGCTTGGAAAGGTAGGCCCCCGCCTCTGCCGGCGAGCGCATGTCGGGCCGGCTGACGATTTCCATCAGCGCCACGCCCGAACGGTTGAGATCGACGTAGGACATGGTCGGGTGCTGATCGTGCATCAGCTTGCCCGCGTCCTGTTCGACGTGGATGCGCTCGATGCCGATGGTCTTGACCTCGGCCTCGGGATTCTTGTCATCCAGGCTGATCTCGATGTGCCCCTCGCCCACCAGCGGGTGGTAAAGCTGGCTGATCTGGTAGCCCTGCGGCAGATCGGCATAGAAGTAGTTCTTGCGGTCGAACCGCGACCACTTGTTGATCTGCGCCTCGATCGCCATGCCGGTGCGCACCGCCTGGCGGATGCACTCGCGGTTGGGCACGGGCAGCATGCCGGGCATGGCGGCATCGACAAGGGAAACCTGGCTGTTCGGCTCGGCCCCGAAAGCGGTCGCCGCGCCCGAAAACAGCTTGGAATTCGACGTAACCTGCGCGTGGACTTCAAGGCCGATCACGACCTCCCATTCGCCCGTTGCGCCCTGGATGCGATAGGTGCTCATATTACCACCACTTCTCCGGCTTAGCCGAGAACTGCGCCCGCTGCTCGATGGCGAGGCCGGCGTTCAGCACGCCCTGCTCGTCGAAGGCCTTGCCGACGATCTGCAGGCCGAGGGGCAGCCCCTCGCGGTTGAGACCGGCAGGAACGCTCATTGCGGGCAAGCCGGCAAGGCTGGCCGGCACGGCGAAAACGTCGTTCAGGTACATCGACAGCGGATCGCTCGTCTTCTCGCCAAGGCCGAAGGCGGCGGTCGGCGCGGTCGGGGCGAGGATCACGTCGCACTGGGTGAAGGCCTGCGCGAAATCGCGGGCGATCAGGGTGCGGACCTTCTGCGCCTGGGTGTAATAGGCATCGTAGTAGCCGGCCGAGAGCACATAGGTGCCGATCAG is a window from the Novosphingobium sp. TH158 genome containing:
- the gatB gene encoding Asp-tRNA(Asn)/Glu-tRNA(Gln) amidotransferase subunit GatB yields the protein MSTYRIQGATGEWEVVIGLEVHAQVTSNSKLFSGAATAFGAEPNSQVSLVDAAMPGMLPVPNRECIRQAVRTGMAIEAQINKWSRFDRKNYFYADLPQGYQISQLYHPLVGEGHIEISLDDKNPEAEVKTIGIERIHVEQDAGKLMHDQHPTMSYVDLNRSGVALMEIVSRPDMRSPAEAGAYLSKLRTILRYVGSCDGNMDQGSMRADVNVSVRKPGDEFGTRTETKNVNSVRFVMQAIEYEANRQVDVIEGGGTVVQETRLFDPDSGTTRSMRSKEDAHDYRYFPDPDLLPLELDDAFLEECRASLPELPDAKRHRYENALGLSPYNAGVLTAEVETARWFEALLAETAKAAGKSEADVAKQAANWLISEFFGALNKLGKSLEDSPVSHEAAAELLALIADGTISGSIAKQVLEKMLETGDGAKVIVEREGLKQESDTGAIEAVVAKVLADNADKVEQYKGGKEALFGFFVGQTMKAMQGKGNPQVVNELLKKALA